From Diaminobutyricibacter sp. McL0608, one genomic window encodes:
- a CDS encoding NfeD family protein has protein sequence MDEFAWIVWLVLILIFVIIEMLTVDLVFLMLAIGSVGGLISGLFGAEWWVQLIIGAVISVLLLFTIRPPLLRMLKRGGDPAKTLVDALIGMSGTVVSTVTPGGGQVKLAVGETWTARTAPGTPDVVPGQNVTVVAIEGATAVVAPAERSVH, from the coding sequence ATGGACGAATTCGCCTGGATCGTGTGGCTCGTTCTCATCCTGATTTTCGTCATCATTGAGATGCTCACAGTCGACCTCGTCTTCCTCATGCTGGCGATCGGCAGTGTCGGCGGCCTGATCAGCGGCCTATTCGGCGCAGAGTGGTGGGTCCAGCTCATCATCGGCGCTGTGATTTCCGTGCTGCTCCTCTTCACTATCCGGCCGCCGCTCCTGCGCATGCTGAAGCGTGGCGGCGACCCGGCCAAGACACTGGTGGATGCGCTGATCGGCATGTCCGGAACGGTCGTGTCGACCGTCACTCCGGGAGGTGGCCAGGTGAAGCTCGCCGTCGGTGAGACCTGGACGGCCCGCACCGCCCCGGGCACGCCCGATGTCGTCCCGGGCCAGAACGTCACCGTCGTAGCAATCGAAGGGGCGACCGCCGTCGTCGCGCCCGCTGAGAGGAGCGTCCATTGA